A window of Rhodothermales bacterium genomic DNA:
TGGCGATGCCCATGCTCGCCCCCTCTTGTAGCGAACGCTCGTTTTGCGGTTAATTATGGCGGTAAAGCTCATACTCTCAAACAACGCTGATCCCAATCTGAGCGAAGAGTATCTCTTCGACCAGGAGCAGATCACCATCGGGCGGGACCAGGGAAACGACGTCTACATCGTAGATCCCACGCGCGTGGTCAGCAAAAGGCACGCGGAAATAAACCGCTCGTCGGACGGATTTGTGTTGTCCGATCTGGGCAGCAAGAACTTTACGTATCTCAACAACGCCCGCATCGAGTCCGGCAGAACCTACGCGATCGACAACGGCGACACCTTCCGGATCGGGGATTACGACCTGCACTTTGTCGTCATCCGCCCCGAGCCCGAGCCGGCGCTCGAGACGTCGCCCCCGATGGAATTCGATCGGACGATGTTCGACAGCGGATTCGTGAACCCCTTCGCAGAAGGCGCCGCGCTCCTCAGCCAGGCCATCGCCACACTGGTCGAGGCGTACGACCACGAATCGCCCTACCGCCGCGACGATGCGCTGCGCGAAGCCTTCGCCGACGCTCTCGACGCCCATCCCCACGACGCAAAGACCCGCATTGCGGACATTCTCGCGGTGTTTCGGGATCCCGACGCTACCGACCGCACCCCCGGGCCAGTGCCTGTCAGCTCAAACGGGCATACCGCCACGCCGGTGCCTCGTGAAAAAGCGCTCGCCCGCCGCTCCGCCCAGCCCGCGCCGTCCGACCACACGCCGCGCGTGCTGGAGGTTTTTATCCCTGTCATGGCCAGATTGCTGAGCCTTCCGTGGGAGTTTCGACACGAATTTGTCGGGCATACCATCGCCCAATCCCTTGAAACCGATGTGTTGTTCGGGAACGATAAGGAGCGGCTGCGGCGTTTCCTGATGGACGAGGCGCTGTCGGATGAGGAGATCGAGCGCCGGCTCGCCCTGGTGGAGGAGGGGGCGGACGATGTCGTGCTCCACCAGCTTGCCATGTTAGACGGTTACAAGGCGGTGGTCCAGCAGGGCATGCATATGATGCTCCGCGAGATTGATCCAAACGTCGCCATCGAGCAGCTTTCACATCAAGGCGGGCTGTATCGCACGTTTCCCAAACTCGCCCGGCTTGTCGCTTCCTGGCAGCTGGAGGAGAAATTTCGCGAATTGCGTGGGGAAGACTGGTCTGTCACAGAGCGTCGCGCCTACCGTCCGTCATTTATCCGCGCCTATTTGGCCCGGATGTCCGCCGGCGCCCGGAAACCGCAAGCCTGAACGCGGGTCCACTCCCTGTCGCCAAACCCGGAAGCGGGTGCTTTTACCTGTCGATGAAACGCAATAAAGACGCTAAACGGGCTGGTTTTCCACCCATCCAGGTGCGCATCCTTCAGGAGGATGCGACCCCGGTGGAACGCGTCTTCACGCTTCCGTTTCGCATCGGTCGGGATCGTGAGTGCGACATCCATCTTCCCCTTAAACACGTCAGCCGCACGCACGCGGAGATCAACTATACGAACCAGTGTTGGTGGATCCACGACCTGGAAAGCACCAACGGCATCCACCTCAACGACCGAAAAGTCCAGCACGCGCCCATCAACGACCAGGACATCCTCCTCCTGGGTAAAGAGGGACCGCAGATCCAGTTCCGATACGTACAGCCCGACGGATTCGGACACCATGGCGGCGGTGAAGCCTATGATACGGCCCAGCAAGACACTGAAAGCGGGCTTCGAAAAAAAGCCGTGTACTTTGTCGTCGGCATCGTCACGCTGCTGCTGGTGGGCGTCGTGTTTGGCAGCCGCCAGTCGGAGGAAAAACACCAGCGCCGCAGCGATGCCGAGCAATTGTTTTTCGAGATGAAGGCGCGGGACCGTTTGATCGCCGGCATTCGCTTCGACGCGGAGCCGGAGGATAGCGAAAGCCGTCTGCTCGAATTGATGGACATGGAGGCGGAACGCCGGCAGATGGCCGAGCGCTATAAGGGATACATCATCGAAGTCGGGCTCTATAAGGATCTCTCGGAAGTCGAACGCCTGATTTACAACGCCACCCGATTTTTTAATGAGAGCGAGTTCACGATGCCGGCTTCGTTCGTCGACGACGTAAAAGACGCCATCGATGT
This region includes:
- a CDS encoding FHA domain-containing protein; this encodes MKRNKDAKRAGFPPIQVRILQEDATPVERVFTLPFRIGRDRECDIHLPLKHVSRTHAEINYTNQCWWIHDLESTNGIHLNDRKVQHAPINDQDILLLGKEGPQIQFRYVQPDGFGHHGGGEAYDTAQQDTESGLRKKAVYFVVGIVTLLLVGVVFGSRQSEEKHQRRSDAEQLFFEMKARDRLIAGIRFDAEPEDSESRLLELMDMEAERRQMAERYKGYIIEVGLYKDLSEVERLIYNATRFFNESEFTMPASFVDDVKDAIDVYWLEENRLQLEHALGKASSMGYTSYLVDTLVRNGLPIEYVYLPLTLSLFDLDAVAMVDGEVRRGMWLMGTDAAAAYGVTVGVYADMEQIDPSDGRHNFYESTAAAVRLLRDLYYGPGELSGLVTMAGYLDPAGASINVGDTLASSLGAAFFQGEPDDPGHRNYWALLARSEVGGVSGEASAALAGIDGDVQRQVARVVAAAVIGQDPPLFGFNYPNPLADYQSRLAR
- a CDS encoding FHA domain-containing protein, which codes for MAVKLILSNNADPNLSEEYLFDQEQITIGRDQGNDVYIVDPTRVVSKRHAEINRSSDGFVLSDLGSKNFTYLNNARIESGRTYAIDNGDTFRIGDYDLHFVVIRPEPEPALETSPPMEFDRTMFDSGFVNPFAEGAALLSQAIATLVEAYDHESPYRRDDALREAFADALDAHPHDAKTRIADILAVFRDPDATDRTPGPVPVSSNGHTATPVPREKALARRSAQPAPSDHTPRVLEVFIPVMARLLSLPWEFRHEFVGHTIAQSLETDVLFGNDKERLRRFLMDEALSDEEIERRLALVEEGADDVVLHQLAMLDGYKAVVQQGMHMMLREIDPNVAIEQLSHQGGLYRTFPKLARLVASWQLEEKFRELRGEDWSVTERRAYRPSFIRAYLARMSAGARKPQA